One Deltaproteobacteria bacterium DNA window includes the following coding sequences:
- a CDS encoding 4Fe-4S dicluster domain-containing protein, whose product MGVPGTRRYGMVIDLRKCIGCMACVVADKTEYDVPLGVWRTWVKVSEKGEYPDVRKIFMPRLCNHCDYPVCVRHCPTQATYKHQDGFVLQRYNRCIGCRTCMIACPYNARHFLPAKRTNMGLPVAVVDKCTFCVHRVKQGVSPACVQACVGGARLFGDLNDPNSEAAKLLATERVTVLKPEIGTNPQVYYIMADKDIMDEVHSYRHRSEQLREEFNDFKKNHPAMHGDLIEGESTTRRIFENMGTFIEEIPHKFIEIGKALKRLVLNR is encoded by the coding sequence ATGGGAGTTCCCGGCACAAGACGTTATGGCATGGTTATTGACCTCCGCAAGTGCATTGGCTGCATGGCGTGTGTTGTTGCTGATAAAACAGAATATGATGTTCCGCTTGGCGTGTGGAGGACATGGGTAAAGGTCTCTGAAAAGGGTGAATATCCTGATGTAAGAAAAATCTTTATGCCGAGGTTATGCAATCATTGCGACTATCCTGTATGCGTAAGGCACTGTCCTACTCAGGCGACATACAAGCATCAGGATGGTTTTGTGCTTCAGAGATACAATAGGTGCATCGGCTGTCGGACTTGCATGATTGCATGTCCTTATAATGCAAGGCATTTCCTTCCTGCAAAAAGGACGAATATGGGTTTGCCGGTTGCTGTGGTAGACAAATGTACATTCTGCGTTCATAGAGTGAAGCAGGGTGTAAGTCCAGCCTGTGTTCAGGCGTGTGTTGGAGGCGCAAGGCTCTTCGGCGATTTGAACGACCCGAACAGCGAGGCTGCTAAACTCCTTGCAACTGAAAGGGTTACTGTTTTAAAGCCTGAGATTGGGACAAACCCGCAGGTATATTATATAATGGCGGATAAAGATATAATGGACGAGGTGCATAGTTACAGACACAGAAGCGAACAATTAAGAGAAGAGTTTAATGATTTTAAGAAAAACCATCCTGCTATGCATGGCGATTTAATAGAAGGCGAATCAACAACAAGACGGATTTTTGAAAATATGGGGACATTTATTGAAGAGATACCGCATAAGTTTATAGAGATTGGCAAGGCGTTAAAAAGGCTTGTGTTGAATAGGTAG
- a CDS encoding four helix bundle protein, protein MNLKNEFALEIIKLIDELPKEKTCEIISNQLLRSATSIGANVVESNSASSRKDYTNFFSYALKSANETKFWLELLRDSGKADMKQSDRLLNETIEIANILASSILTLKGKR, encoded by the coding sequence ATGAATTTAAAAAACGAGTTTGCTCTTGAAATAATAAAACTTATAGATGAATTACCAAAAGAAAAGACTTGTGAAATTATTAGCAATCAATTGCTTCGGAGTGCAACAAGCATTGGAGCAAATGTTGTTGAATCTAATTCAGCCAGTTCCAGAAAAGACTATACAAATTTCTTTAGTTACGCATTAAAATCAGCGAACGAAACTAAATTTTGGTTAGAGTTGTTAAGAGATTCTGGTAAAGCCGACATGAAACAATCTGATAGACTTTTGAATGAAACAATAGAAATAGCCAACATACTGGCTTCCAGTATTCTTACTTTGAAGGGCAAGAGATAA
- a CDS encoding NapC/NirT family cytochrome c — translation MTKKALITSIAIGIVIFIVVFAGVRHFNYRTNDIGICLVCHELFVPYEAYKGADYNKTNYGVGVGCAERHMQPYEEFKKSPHYANASGLRPSCTGCHEPHTFTQVVRWKYIYINKGGYGESPFHKISESIRDKIEWEEIRPRLAKTVREGFLETNSQKCWDCHGTRFDARLKNLKAHKKAIDKKKPVPAGSKQGVERLNCIECHYNLVHAEVPWPDMEGGGKEKQ, via the coding sequence ATGACGAAAAAAGCCTTAATTACATCAATAGCGATTGGCATTGTAATTTTTATAGTTGTTTTTGCAGGTGTAAGACACTTTAACTACAGGACAAATGATATTGGCATCTGTCTTGTGTGTCATGAACTGTTTGTGCCTTATGAGGCATATAAGGGCGCTGATTATAACAAGACAAACTACGGCGTTGGCGTGGGCTGCGCAGAACGCCATATGCAGCCTTATGAGGAGTTTAAAAAATCGCCTCATTATGCAAATGCGTCAGGATTAAGACCATCGTGCACAGGATGTCATGAACCGCATACATTTACACAGGTAGTTAGGTGGAAGTATATATATATAAACAAAGGTGGCTATGGTGAGAGTCCGTTTCATAAGATTTCAGAGTCTATAAGAGATAAGATAGAGTGGGAGGAGATAAGACCAAGGCTTGCTAAAACCGTAAGAGAGGGCTTTCTGGAAACCAACAGCCAGAAGTGCTGGGACTGTCATGGCACAAGGTTTGATGCAAGACTAAAAAATCTAAAGGCACATAAGAAAGCAATAGATAAGAAAAAGCCTGTCCCTGCAGGCAGTAAGCAGGGAGTGGAAAGATTGAATTGTATAGAGTGCCATTACAATCTTGTTCATGCCGAGGTTCCATGGCCTGATATGGAGGGGGGTGGTAAAGAAAA
- a CDS encoding molybdopterin-dependent oxidoreductase: MPKLTRRNFLKLGAASGVILTGGSKTLQAMELKLGGEDRHQIRPFHPRATYSYVCTLCPYHDTGIAFVEGGKVVKLEGNPDHIATRGKFCPKGMAGLLAAYDPDRLLYPLKRIGKRGEGKWKRITWDEAIKDVSSRIKTAMDSGAAKALVLNTGEYKDSALTRFMQSIGSESVFRSRTISLSNPNKKKMLEDTVGVDTLTPDFANARYVLNFGANIIETAFPFAQRLADAIVEKRMKLVTFDVRLSNTAGRSDEWFPIFPGTDGIVMLAMANVIMQEGLADTEFINKWTNYPSDKLASYLKQDKTRDCIYTEWHYISCKRHASGKGGSSFICNHRKY, from the coding sequence ATGCCAAAACTTACTAGAAGAAATTTCTTAAAACTCGGCGCTGCGTCAGGTGTAATCCTGACAGGTGGCTCTAAAACCCTTCAGGCAATGGAACTTAAACTTGGCGGTGAAGACCGCCATCAAATAAGACCGTTCCATCCAAGGGCAACATATAGCTATGTCTGCACATTGTGTCCATATCACGACACAGGTATTGCATTTGTTGAGGGCGGCAAAGTGGTAAAACTTGAGGGCAATCCTGACCATATTGCCACAAGGGGCAAATTCTGTCCAAAGGGCATGGCAGGTCTTTTGGCAGCATACGACCCTGACAGGCTCTTGTATCCATTGAAAAGAATAGGTAAACGAGGTGAAGGCAAATGGAAGAGAATAACATGGGATGAGGCAATAAAAGATGTTTCAAGCCGCATAAAGACTGCAATGGACAGCGGCGCAGCAAAGGCTCTTGTTTTAAATACAGGCGAATACAAAGACAGCGCCTTGACAAGGTTCATGCAGAGTATAGGTTCGGAGAGTGTATTCAGGAGCAGGACAATATCCTTAAGCAATCCGAACAAAAAGAAGATGTTGGAAGATACTGTCGGTGTTGACACACTAACCCCTGATTTTGCCAATGCAAGATATGTCTTGAATTTTGGCGCGAATATCATAGAAACAGCATTCCCGTTTGCCCAGAGGCTTGCAGATGCAATTGTTGAAAAGAGGATGAAACTTGTAACCTTTGATGTCAGGCTTTCAAATACTGCCGGCAGAAGCGATGAATGGTTTCCCATATTCCCCGGCACAGACGGCATTGTAATGCTTGCAATGGCAAATGTAATTATGCAGGAAGGGCTTGCTGATACGGAATTTATCAACAAATGGACAAACTACCCTTCAGATAAACTTGCATCTTATTTGAAACAGGACAAAACCCGGGATTGTATTTACACAGAATGGCATTACATATCATGCAAGCGGCACGCTTCAGGAAAGGGCGGCAGTTCTTTTATCTGCAATCACAGGAAGTATTGA
- a CDS encoding NapC/NirT family cytochrome c: protein MTASGKKSFGYTYLIVIALTIIILFIITAGLKIVDSRTNTIEYCTSCHAMKFPAEEFQKSKHYKSKVGILPNCVDCHITRGDSIAKFKRIIGDSLSQLSAPKTKEDYEKVKPALAKKVRDELHQNDSAPCRNCHVAQAMKSENEDATSAHKKMVEEKKTCIDCHYNLAHGKVEVEKSQK, encoded by the coding sequence GTGACTGCATCAGGAAAAAAGAGTTTCGGATACACATATCTTATTGTTATTGCATTAACTATCATTATCCTCTTTATTATAACAGCAGGATTAAAGATAGTTGACAGTCGCACAAATACCATAGAATACTGCACATCCTGCCATGCAATGAAGTTTCCTGCTGAAGAATTTCAGAAATCCAAACATTATAAAAGCAAGGTTGGCATCCTGCCTAATTGTGTTGACTGTCATATCACAAGAGGCGACAGTATTGCAAAGTTCAAACGAATTATAGGCGATAGTCTTTCCCAGTTAAGCGCTCCTAAGACAAAAGAAGATTATGAAAAAGTAAAGCCTGCCCTTGCAAAAAAGGTCAGGGATGAACTTCATCAGAATGACAGCGCTCCTTGCAGGAACTGTCATGTGGCGCAGGCAATGAAATCTGAGAATGAAGATGCAACTTCTGCGCATAAAAAGATGGTGGAAGAAAAGAAGACTTGTATAGACTGCCATTATAATCTTGCGCATGGGAAGGTGGAAGTTGAAAAAAGTCAAAAGTGA
- a CDS encoding PKD domain-containing protein, producing MLRSRLKKVLTYGVSVLVVLFASTEVISAINVEIEAGPLTGRAPLEVTFKAKVSGDKAKSFYWDFGDEIDKEPCEDEECIHEFKKYGTYTVTLTVTDGSGNKIIRTVQIKDIQRRPGCPY from the coding sequence ATGTTGAGGTCAAGGCTGAAAAAGGTATTAACATATGGCGTATCTGTCTTGGTAGTCCTCTTTGCGTCAACAGAGGTCATTTCTGCCATTAATGTGGAGATAGAGGCAGGCCCATTAACAGGCAGGGCGCCCTTGGAGGTTACATTTAAGGCAAAGGTGAGCGGTGATAAGGCAAAGTCCTTTTACTGGGATTTCGGGGATGAGATAGATAAGGAGCCGTGCGAGGATGAGGAATGCATCCACGAATTCAAAAAGTACGGCACTTATACAGTAACACTTACTGTTACAGATGGATCGGGGAATAAGATTATAAGAACAGTGCAAATAAAGGATATCCAAAGGAGACCAGGGTGTCCATACTGA
- a CDS encoding DUF2892 domain-containing protein — MMERWLRGTAGFVVLLSLGLTQLHSPKWLLLTAFMGLNLLQSAFTNWCPSMPILRSLGIEADYTDKNK; from the coding sequence ATGATGGAAAGATGGCTCAGAGGTACAGCAGGGTTTGTTGTATTACTAAGTTTGGGATTGACACAGTTGCATTCACCTAAATGGTTACTACTGACTGCGTTTATGGGGCTGAATCTTTTGCAGTCAGCCTTTACAAACTGGTGTCCAAGCATGCCAATCCTCAGGTCTCTGGGGATAGAGGCAGATTACACAGATAAAAATAAATAG
- a CDS encoding four helix bundle protein produces MSKGVDIADRLVRFSVRIIRLAHSLHNSTVNKHISNQLLRSGTSPGANYEEARGAESTGDFIHKLKVVLKELRESIYWLKVIEQAKIIPSDKLRDILQEAEELSNIIGRSIITAQKNQRLK; encoded by the coding sequence ATGAGTAAGGGTGTTGATATTGCTGATAGACTGGTTAGGTTTTCGGTAAGAATTATTCGTCTGGCACACTCACTACACAATAGTACGGTTAATAAGCATATTTCTAATCAACTCCTCAGATCAGGAACTTCACCGGGTGCTAATTATGAGGAGGCAAGAGGGGCTGAAAGCACAGGAGATTTTATTCATAAACTCAAGGTGGTATTGAAAGAGTTGCGAGAATCTATCTATTGGTTGAAGGTTATTGAACAAGCAAAGATAATTCCCTCTGATAAGTTAAGAGATATTCTTCAGGAGGCTGAAGAATTAAGCAATATCATTGGACGGTCTATTATTACTGCACAAAAGAATCAAAGACTCAAATGA
- a CDS encoding thioredoxin domain-containing protein, whose product MGWGYTHDTSLIKWREYTPQAFEDAKKENKPVFILITASWCHWCHVYEENTLEDKEISNYLNTQYIPIFVDHDKRRDIVRKYPGIGIPLTITLTPGGEKLFSSFGYLSKDELLSTLMWTLKSVSKGEMPSPQSKGEKLKGITLPNKEGSKRYLSGFEKVILKDYDTVFGGFGQEEKKVFAEEMLRVAEIYERGRDKKLLEMLTNTLDHMAGLKQKLVERRHPSFEELSKLRVQERTLIDEVEQLQKRDRIVGIFDHVEGGFFRYATERDWSIPHYEKTLLENADLIRLFLKAYEITRVSKYKDVAVKSIEYVLNNLYDHKDGRFYGSQNADEVYYHWTSEERKRVKHPAIDKNSYTVSNAKMIIALLYASDSLKDARYKAIAKKALEFFKREMITQNGVLSYYDNVQKKGFLDGQLEDNAWMALAFLEAYKATKEKRLLEIAEGSIIRFAMERLYDSKGGGFFERRSTSKDFYRNGELFIDEKPPKENGVMAYALFRAYKLTGNADYLKKAEEAIGLFMDEHMTGEISTINPYFHRLAQALVETGRY is encoded by the coding sequence ATGGGTTGGGGATACACCCATGACACATCCCTTATAAAATGGAGAGAATATACACCTCAGGCATTTGAAGATGCCAAGAAAGAGAACAAACCTGTTTTTATCCTCATAACAGCCTCATGGTGTCACTGGTGCCATGTTTATGAGGAAAATACACTGGAGGATAAGGAAATTTCAAACTATCTCAATACCCAATATATCCCGATATTTGTTGACCATGACAAGAGGAGGGATATAGTCCGCAAATACCCTGGCATAGGCATACCTCTTACTATTACCCTTACCCCCGGGGGTGAGAAATTATTTTCATCCTTCGGGTATCTCTCTAAGGATGAACTCCTTTCAACCCTTATGTGGACATTGAAATCTGTAAGTAAGGGTGAAATGCCTTCTCCCCAGTCAAAGGGAGAAAAACTAAAAGGTATCACCCTCCCAAACAAGGAAGGATCGAAGAGGTATCTCTCTGGATTTGAGAAGGTGATTTTAAAGGATTATGACACTGTCTTTGGGGGCTTTGGGCAGGAAGAGAAAAAGGTTTTTGCAGAGGAGATGCTCCGGGTAGCAGAGATTTATGAAAGGGGTAGGGATAAAAAACTCCTTGAGATGCTTACCAATACCCTTGACCATATGGCAGGCTTGAAACAGAAATTAGTTGAACGAAGACATCCTTCTTTTGAAGAGTTGAGCAAACTCAGGGTTCAAGAGAGGACGCTCATTGACGAGGTAGAGCAACTTCAGAAAAGGGACAGGATAGTAGGTATCTTTGACCATGTTGAAGGTGGTTTCTTCCGATACGCTACAGAGAGGGACTGGTCAATCCCGCACTACGAGAAGACACTTCTGGAGAATGCAGACCTCATAAGGCTCTTCCTGAAGGCATATGAGATTACAAGGGTCTCAAAATATAAAGATGTAGCTGTAAAGTCTATAGAGTATGTCCTTAACAATCTTTACGACCATAAGGACGGTAGGTTTTATGGAAGTCAGAATGCCGATGAGGTCTACTACCATTGGACATCAGAGGAAAGAAAGAGGGTTAAGCATCCTGCAATTGATAAGAATTCCTATACTGTCTCCAATGCCAAGATGATTATTGCCCTCTTATATGCGTCCGATAGCCTAAAGGATGCAAGATACAAGGCGATAGCAAAGAAGGCTCTTGAATTCTTCAAGAGGGAAATGATTACCCAAAACGGGGTCTTAAGTTACTATGACAATGTCCAGAAAAAAGGCTTTCTTGATGGTCAGTTAGAGGACAATGCATGGATGGCGCTTGCATTTTTAGAGGCGTATAAGGCTACTAAGGAGAAGAGATTACTGGAGATAGCAGAGGGTTCTATAATAAGGTTTGCCATGGAAAGGCTTTATGACTCAAAGGGCGGTGGTTTCTTTGAGAGGCGGAGCACAAGCAAGGATTTCTATAGAAATGGTGAACTCTTTATAGACGAAAAGCCTCCTAAAGAGAATGGTGTAATGGCATATGCACTTTTTAGGGCATATAAACTTACTGGCAATGCCGATTATCTTAAAAAGGCAGAGGAGGCAATAGGGCTGTTTATGGATGAACATATGACAGGTGAAATATCTACTATCAACCCATATTTTCACAGGTTGGCGCAGGCGCTGGTGGAGACAGGTAGGTATTAA
- the nrfD gene encoding polysulfide reductase NrfD: MESQVIMNVFHHATWGEPIAIYFFLMGVSAGAHVISAFGWVFGINRYKPIGLFANIFSIIVLLIIPPFLIADLGKPFRFFYLLLPGYWHGTAPMSWGTIFLILYTTFMVIYAIFIYKHNAKWARVFGLLAMTFAASTHWYTGVVIQLNPTRGLNHTATASLLFLTGAFISGTGMLIVLFWLKNLVRFGKPVDNELIIELGKVMMFGIAFEILLTFNEYLQLTYGTDDEFVYLKYILLGVMRTYYFWLNVVALVASFIILAFTPFRKTVGGVLLACFLVIAAIWGMRHWWVYGGQYLQTFF; encoded by the coding sequence ATGGAAAGTCAGGTAATAATGAATGTCTTCCACCATGCAACATGGGGTGAACCTATTGCCATCTATTTTTTCCTTATGGGTGTTAGCGCAGGGGCGCATGTTATATCCGCATTTGGATGGGTGTTTGGCATAAATAGATATAAGCCTATCGGGCTATTTGCCAACATCTTTTCTATTATAGTGCTTTTGATAATACCGCCATTTTTAATAGCAGACCTCGGAAAACCCTTCAGATTTTTTTATCTGCTTTTACCAGGATACTGGCACGGGACAGCGCCTATGTCATGGGGCACTATATTTCTGATACTCTATACAACCTTTATGGTCATCTATGCGATTTTTATTTATAAGCATAATGCGAAGTGGGCAAGGGTTTTTGGGCTTTTGGCAATGACATTTGCTGCATCAACGCATTGGTACACGGGCGTTGTAATTCAACTCAATCCAACCAGAGGGTTGAACCATACTGCCACCGCTTCGCTTTTGTTCCTGACAGGCGCATTTATATCAGGGACAGGGATGCTTATAGTGCTTTTCTGGCTCAAGAACCTTGTAAGATTTGGCAAGCCTGTTGACAACGAACTTATAATTGAACTTGGCAAGGTTATGATGTTTGGGATTGCATTTGAGATACTTCTAACATTTAATGAGTATCTTCAACTTACCTATGGAACTGATGATGAGTTTGTTTATCTGAAATATATACTACTTGGTGTTATGAGGACATACTATTTTTGGTTGAATGTGGTTGCTCTTGTGGCATCATTTATCATACTTGCATTTACACCATTTAGAAAGACTGTCGGCGGAGTGCTCCTTGCCTGTTTCCTTGTCATTGCTGCGATATGGGGCATGAGGCACTGGTGGGTATATGGCGGTCAGTATTTGCAGACATTTTTTTAG
- a CDS encoding c-type cytochrome: MVKQILGIMAGVVMVAAPILAAEAHKTPTAPKEYIDIKNPFKADKDVIARAEEIYMKKCKKCHGEKGDGKGSGAKDLEIKPVAFTKGYLSKRPPGQLFWITENGSKNTDMEAMGPGSEMNLSKDDIWKLVTYIYEKFGK, encoded by the coding sequence ATGGTAAAACAGATATTGGGGATTATGGCGGGAGTTGTTATGGTAGCAGCGCCCATTCTGGCTGCTGAGGCGCACAAGACTCCGACAGCGCCAAAGGAATACATTGACATAAAAAATCCATTTAAGGCTGATAAGGATGTCATTGCAAGGGCTGAAGAGATATACATGAAAAAGTGCAAGAAATGTCATGGCGAGAAGGGTGACGGCAAGGGTTCTGGGGCAAAGGATTTGGAAATAAAGCCGGTTGCATTTACCAAGGGCTATCTCTCGAAAAGACCTCCTGGACAATTATTCTGGATTACTGAAAACGGTAGTAAGAATACAGATATGGAGGCAATGGGTCCAGGCAGCGAAATGAATCTTTCAAAGGATGATATATGGAAGTTAGTCACATATATCTATGAAAAGTTTGGCAAGTAG